Proteins encoded in a region of the Melospiza georgiana isolate bMelGeo1 chromosome 2, bMelGeo1.pri, whole genome shotgun sequence genome:
- the COL8A1 gene encoding collagen alpha-1(VIII) chain produces the protein MAMLLFPMQLLVVAVTVYLELVRSAQGGAYYGIKQLPPQVPQYQPLGQQVPHMPLGKEGIPMQHLGKEVPRMPYGKEYPHLPQYRKEVPQMPMLGKDMAPKKEKEIPIRSLRGEQGPPGEPGPRGPPGPPGLPGHGVPGAKGKPGPQGYPGIGKPGLPGMPGKPGVMGPPGPRGEMGPKGEIGPMGIPGPQGPPGPHGLPGIGKAGAPGLQGQPGPKGEPGMKGPPGIPGIPGPKGEKGVGIPGLPGLKGPPGLPGPPGPIGLPGVGKPGMVGFPGPQGPLGKPGPPGELGLQGPPGAPGIQGPPGAPGIGKPGQDGMPGQPGFPGGKGEQGLPGLPGPPGLPGVGKPGFPGPKGERGVGGLPGPLGPKGEKGHAGPPGMGGPPGEPGQPGLPGIMGPPGAAGFPGPKGEGGAVGPPGPVGPKGEPGLQGFPGKPGFPGEVGGPGLRGLPGPTGPKGEAGHKGLPGLPGVPGLVGPKGEPGLPGAQGLQGPSGIPGIAGPSGPIGPPGLPGAKGEPGMPGPPGFPGVGKPGAAGLQGPPGKPGALGPPGQPGVQGPPGPPGPPGPSVIIPPTPPAVGQYLPEVGPGIDGLKPPYSYKGKKDKTGGIVYEMPAFTAELLTPFPRVGVPVKFDKLLYNGRQNYNPQTGIFTCEIPGVYYFAYHVHCKGANVWVALYKNNEPLMYTYDEYKKGFLDQASGSAVVQLMHGDKVYVQMPSEQAAGLYAGQYVHSSFSGYLLYPM, from the exons ATGGCCATGCTGCTCTTCCCCATGCAGCTGCTGGTAGTGGCTGTCACTGTTTACCTAGAGCTGGTGAGGTCTGCTCAAGGTGGTGCCTACTATGGGATCAAGCAGCTGCCACCTCAGGTGCCCCAGTACCAACCCCTTGGACAACAAGTACCTCACATGCCACTGGGCAAAGAAGGCATCCCAATGCAGCACCTGGGCAAGGAGGTACCCCGCATGCCTTACGGGAAGGAGTACCCCCATCTGCCCCAGTACAGGAAGGAGGTCCCACAGATGCCCATGCTCGGCAAGGATATGGCTCCCAAGAAAGAGAAAG aaaTTCCCATACGCAGTCTGAGGGGTGAGCAAGGTCCCCCGGGTGAGCCTGGACCAAGagggccaccagggccaccaggatTACCAGGTCATGGTGTACCAGGAGCCAAAGGAAAACCAGGCCCGCAAGGATACCCAGGAATTGGAAAGCCGGGTTTGCCAGGGATGCCAGGAAAACCAGGGGTCATGGGGCCCCCAGGGCCAAGAGGGGAGATGGGGCCGAAGGGGGAGATTGGGCCCATGGGGATTCCTGGACCACAAGGCCCACCAGGGCCTCATGGGCTTCCTGGCATAGGGAAGGCGGGTGCtccggggctgcaggggcaaCCAGGGCCAAAGGGTGAGCCTGGGATGAAGGGGCCACCAGGAATCCCTGGGATCCCAGGGCCAAAAGGGGAGAAGGGAGTTGGGATCCCAGGTTTGCCAGGTCTGAAGGGTCCACCTGGGCTTCCTGGTCCCCCTGGCCCCATAGGACTGCCAGGGGTTGGCAAACCCGGCATGGTCGGCTTCCCTGGCCCACAGGGACCCCTAGGCAAACCCGGACCCCCAGGAGAGTTGGGGCTGCAAGGGCCTCCAGGGGCCCCTGGGATCCAAGGCCCTCCCGGCGCGCCTGGTATTGGCAAACCAGGCCAAGATGGCATGCCCGGCCAGCCCGGCTTCCCGGGTGGCAAAGGGGAGCAAGGACTGCCAGGCCTGCCGGGGCCCCCCGGCCTCCCTGGGGTTGGGAAGCCGGGCTTCCCTGGGCCCAAAGGGGAGCGAGGTGTGGGTGGTCTGCCTGGGCCCCTGGGGCCGAAGGGGGAGAAGGGGCATGCAGGGCCACCTGGCATGGGAGGGCCACCAGGGGAACCCGGCCAGCCAGGACTGCCGGGCATCATGGGACCCCCGGGGGCCGCCGGTTTCCCAGGACCTAAAGGAGAGGGGGGTGCTGTAGGGCCACCAGGACCAGTCGGCCCCAAAGGCGAACCCGGCCTGCAGGGTTTTCCAGGAAAGCCAGGCTTTCCTGGGGAAGTGGGtggccctgggctgcgggggcTGCCGGGCCCCACAGGACCCAAGGGGGAAGCCGGACACAAAGGCTTGCCGGGACTGCCGGGTGTCCCGGGGCTTGTGGGGCCAAAGGGTGAGCCCGGGCTCCCTGGAGCCCAGGGGCTTCAGGGCCCCTCGGGCATCCCGGGCATCGCGGGACCCAGTGGTCCTATCGGCCCCcccgggctgccaggggcaaAGGGCGAGCCAGGCATGCCCGGCCCCCCTGGCTTCCCTGGGGTAGGCAAACCTGGTGCTGCGGGGCTGCAGGGACCCCCGGGAAAACCTGGGGCACTCGGTCCTCCTGGCCAGCCGGGGGTCCAGGGGCCACCGGGCCCCCCCGGGCCGCCAGGTCCTTCTGTCATCATCCCGCCCACTCCACCAGCTGTGGGACAATACCTGCCTGAGGTGGGACCAGGGATAGACGGCTTGAAGCCCCCCTACAGCTACAAGGGCAAGAAAGACAAGACTGGCGGCATTGTTTACGAGATGCCTGCATtcacggcagagctgctcacGCCTTTCCCCCGAGTCGGGGTGCCCGTGAAGTTCGACAAGCTCCTGTACAACGGCCGGCAGAACTACAATCCCCAGACGGGAATCTTCACATGCGAGATCCCCGGTGTCTACTATTTCGCCTACCACGTCCACTGTAAAGGCGCCAACGTGTGGGTGGCGCTGTACAAGAACAACGAGCCGCTCATGTACACCTACGACGAATACAAGAAGGGCTTCCTGGACCAGGCTTCGGGCAGTGCCGTGGTGCAGCTGATGCACGGAGACAAGGTTTATGTTCAGATGCCATCCGAGCAGGCGGCAGGACTCTATGCCGGGCAGTACGTTCATTCGTCTTTTTCAGGGTATTTATTGTATCCCATGTAA